One genomic window of Desulfurococcus mucosus DSM 2162 includes the following:
- the gcvPA gene encoding aminomethyl-transferring glycine dehydrogenase subunit GcvPA codes for MIETKSHPWIPSLTEESVKKMLEVIGVGSVSELFKDIPSEILLGEDSWNKLEIGLGRPLSEIEVKELVEEKLSRNKVFNPPPFMGGGVYPHYVPPVVRYIISRGEFLTAYTPYQAEISQGLMQALFEYQSMMAELLEMDIVNASMYDWASSIAEAALMAFRVRKGRRKILLPGNMNPLHRRVVETYVKPQGLMIETIPFDRELGTVDAEAVKSMVDGDTAAVYVQYPNFFGIIEDNVKAIGEIAHEKGALFITGVYPVALGLLKPPGELGADIAVGDGQSLGLGMNYGGPHLGIFAVRYDMNLVRQMPGRIIGLTTTIDGSSKAFAMVWQAREQHIRREKATSNICTNEALMAVASAVYMALLGKTGLRRLAELVYYRAHYASSRMSDIGLTRVFKGEFFNEFPVSFNNIGVKYSAVHEKLLEHGIHGGLYIGSYYPELGEVALYAFTELHSVKAIDRLIETLKKAIEEVRGR; via the coding sequence GTGATCGAAACGAAGAGTCATCCCTGGATACCTAGCTTAACGGAGGAGTCGGTTAAAAAGATGCTTGAAGTAATAGGCGTTGGAAGCGTAAGCGAGCTCTTCAAGGATATTCCTTCAGAAATATTGCTCGGCGAAGACTCCTGGAACAAGCTGGAGATAGGGCTGGGTAGGCCTCTCTCCGAGATAGAGGTAAAGGAGCTGGTGGAAGAGAAGCTGTCCAGGAACAAGGTGTTCAATCCACCGCCCTTCATGGGGGGAGGCGTGTACCCGCACTACGTCCCCCCAGTCGTCAGATACATTATCTCCAGGGGGGAGTTCCTTACAGCATACACACCGTACCAGGCTGAGATCTCGCAGGGCCTGATGCAGGCTCTCTTCGAGTACCAGAGCATGATGGCCGAGTTACTTGAGATGGACATTGTTAATGCCTCAATGTATGACTGGGCTTCCTCCATAGCTGAAGCAGCCCTAATGGCCTTCAGGGTTAGAAAGGGGAGGAGAAAGATCCTCTTGCCGGGAAACATGAATCCACTACATAGGAGGGTCGTTGAAACATATGTCAAACCACAGGGATTAATGATTGAGACTATTCCCTTCGACAGGGAGCTTGGCACAGTGGATGCTGAGGCCGTTAAATCAATGGTGGATGGCGATACGGCCGCTGTATACGTGCAATACCCTAACTTCTTCGGCATAATAGAGGACAATGTTAAAGCCATAGGTGAAATAGCCCATGAGAAGGGAGCGTTATTCATAACAGGGGTGTACCCGGTTGCACTTGGACTGCTTAAACCCCCGGGTGAGCTGGGCGCAGATATAGCGGTTGGGGACGGGCAGTCACTCGGGTTAGGCATGAACTATGGTGGCCCCCACCTGGGTATATTTGCCGTGAGATACGATATGAACCTGGTTAGGCAGATGCCGGGGAGGATAATAGGCTTAACAACAACCATTGATGGAAGTAGCAAGGCATTCGCAATGGTATGGCAGGCTAGGGAGCAGCACATTAGGAGGGAGAAGGCTACCTCAAACATCTGCACGAACGAGGCGTTGATGGCTGTGGCTTCAGCAGTATACATGGCTCTCCTAGGCAAGACTGGTTTGAGGCGGTTGGCTGAGCTAGTATACTATAGGGCGCACTATGCTTCAAGCAGGATGAGCGATATAGGTTTGACACGTGTATTCAAGGGCGAGTTCTTCAACGAGTTCCCAGTATCCTTCAACAACATCGGTGTCAAGTACTCGGCGGTGCATGAGAAGCTACTGGAGCACGGTATACATGGAGGATTATACATTGGAAGCTATTATCCCGAGCTCGGCGAGGTAGCACTCTATGCTTTCACAGAGCTACACTCTGTCAAAGCCATAGATAGGCTCATTGAAACCCTCAAGAAGGCAATAGAGGAGGTGAGAGGGAGATGA
- a CDS encoding TIGR00304 family membrane protein has protein sequence MMALLMLLTGLVLLAAGVILLVLEEAVGRREGGREFRGGFVVVVGPIPIVVGSDEETGKTLVILAIALSLVALALFLVPLILG, from the coding sequence ATGATGGCCCTGCTCATGCTTCTCACAGGGCTGGTTCTCCTCGCAGCCGGCGTAATCCTCCTGGTTTTAGAGGAGGCTGTGGGAAGACGGGAGGGAGGCAGGGAGTTCAGGGGAGGTTTTGTCGTGGTGGTGGGGCCTATACCGATAGTGGTTGGCAGCGATGAGGAAACTGGGAAAACCCTCGTGATCCTTGCGATAGCTCTATCGCTAGTGGCCCTGGCACTCTTCCTGGTACCTCTAATACTGGGGTGA
- a CDS encoding RNA-guided endonuclease InsQ/TnpB family protein has protein sequence MRRTNVVKLVVDKETHEKLVGLGIATAKCWNEVNWLRMRQFKRGERVDFTGTEREVYRKYRDALKVNAQQVARKNAEDWRSFFSLIGEKKEGKLSRWFKPRPPGYWKDGSGRYKLTVIIRNDRYKVDEEKRTIYLKDFNLSLRFKGKLKWHGKQGRLEIIYNEARKSWYAHIPVEVEGTTEAGGDLRASVDLGIVNLATVYVEDGDWYIFKGGSVLSQYEYYGKRISRVQKILSRHGQRRGRRLALLYDKRRRFLRHALNSMVRRIMEELKGREVGEIIVGYPEGISRSRGNKLTVNFWSYDYVIRRFEEIGEELGIKVVKVNEAHTSKTCSLCGEAHDNGRVKRGLFKCPRMGRVINADLNAAINILHIPESQGTGSRGQLPERDRGNGLKTQPVVYRWTNGAGWLKATSYEVVRMKAVNHKPVIHPKGTLAPLGRGGGQGHPVARILHNGYIMGYEEICEPESLLEISQ, from the coding sequence GTGAGAAGGACTAATGTGGTTAAACTCGTCGTAGATAAAGAGACGCACGAGAAGCTCGTGGGACTCGGTATCGCTACCGCGAAATGCTGGAACGAGGTGAACTGGTTAAGAATGCGGCAGTTTAAGAGGGGGGAGAGGGTCGATTTCACCGGAACGGAGAGGGAGGTGTACCGAAAGTATAGGGACGCGTTGAAGGTTAACGCACAGCAAGTCGCTAGGAAGAACGCCGAGGACTGGAGGAGCTTCTTCTCCTTGATTGGAGAGAAGAAGGAGGGAAAATTGTCGAGGTGGTTTAAACCTAGGCCTCCGGGGTACTGGAAGGATGGGAGCGGAAGATACAAACTAACGGTCATCATTAGAAACGACCGTTACAAGGTGGACGAGGAAAAGAGGACTATCTATTTAAAAGACTTCAACCTCTCTCTGAGGTTTAAGGGAAAACTCAAGTGGCACGGAAAACAGGGCAGACTGGAGATAATATACAACGAAGCTAGAAAAAGCTGGTACGCTCATATCCCCGTGGAAGTTGAAGGTACCACCGAAGCCGGGGGCGACCTTAGAGCTTCCGTGGATCTGGGGATTGTCAACCTAGCCACCGTCTACGTTGAGGACGGTGACTGGTACATTTTCAAGGGCGGTAGCGTTCTTTCGCAGTATGAGTACTACGGCAAGAGGATAAGCAGGGTTCAGAAGATTCTATCTAGGCACGGGCAAAGGAGGGGTAGAAGGCTTGCCTTGCTCTACGACAAGAGGAGGAGGTTTCTGAGGCACGCCTTGAACAGCATGGTTAGGAGGATAATGGAGGAGCTAAAGGGGAGGGAAGTGGGTGAAATCATCGTAGGTTATCCTGAGGGGATTTCTAGGAGTCGAGGCAACAAGCTCACGGTAAACTTCTGGAGCTATGATTACGTTATCAGGCGTTTCGAGGAGATCGGGGAGGAATTGGGAATTAAGGTTGTTAAGGTTAACGAGGCTCACACATCTAAGACTTGCTCCCTATGCGGGGAAGCCCACGATAATGGGCGTGTTAAGCGTGGTTTGTTCAAGTGTCCCCGCATGGGGAGGGTTATAAACGCGGACTTGAATGCCGCAATAAACATCCTACATATCCCCGAGTCCCAAGGAACCGGGAGTAGAGGGCAACTCCCGGAGAGGGATAGGGGTAACGGGCTGAAGACCCAGCCCGTGGTCTACCGCTGGACGAATGGAGCGGGGTGGCTGAAAGCCACCAGCTATGAAGTAGTGAGAATGAAGGCGGTAAACCACAAACCCGTGATCCACCCTAAGGGGACCCTCGCCCCTTTAGGGCGGGGAGGAGGTCAGGGCCATCCTGTTGCTCGTATACTTCACAACGGATATATCATGGGATATGAAGAGATATGTGAGCCCGAATCTCTTCTGGAGATCTCGCAGTAG
- a CDS encoding beta-propeller domain-containing protein yields MHALTRSFAALSVLAVVAGILLSLTFTSMQWTGRNTTPSSTSGIPVEISVPPPSTGQRHGYTSVASILELFARRLEALRVSLSISTGVPRTITPIIVGGLPLLEKSRSQPSPQYYSGTNVQVEGVDEEDVVKNDERYIYVATGGEVRVFDTVSKKTVSRILLPENYQVHGLYLDKGYLVVIAGSRGVLQSITLLYTGIALQHGSTLVVVYNVSNPSTPIEVGRAVISGIFTGSRLSSGILYVVSSSSAYIIGENGSIKPFIPSINGEPVEDILIPEGLTLPLYMVTVYSLNLTSMDSSNLTVVTGSVDWIYMSRERLYIASKYPVYMVLDVFFQEALVNASIMSGAFPEDVLRDVSSYASRGDYNSAYRRIVEYLNSRSMEEASKLIDEVNRVLSDLIPRVEDSTVFYMVDVNGTSLAFRGSIKVKGLILDQFAMEEMNLDGRRLFITATTLTTAFFKAYYTRYQPPMVVGDASNLQVNVVECVESRCVTIPVFLNASRMIQQPVAWGLWYMLTGSDTSNLVAVVDLSVNKTVAVLSDLAPGERIYAARLVKNMFYLVTYRRIDPLYAIDLSNPENPRVLGYLKTPGFSEYLHPVSGDRLLGIGLGGNGGLKISLFDVSRPEEPRESAYIELPGWSPVFSDHHAFTWDPLRGNAYIPYSYTTSGVLVVKVGDSSLHLVKILQHPGAIRAVYIGGSIYTVSWSSIAEWSADTMQLIGEYKLG; encoded by the coding sequence ATGCATGCCTTAACACGCTCGTTCGCAGCGTTGTCCGTGCTAGCGGTGGTAGCAGGGATACTATTATCGCTGACATTCACAAGTATGCAATGGACCGGCAGGAATACCACCCCGTCCTCAACCAGCGGGATCCCCGTAGAGATAAGTGTCCCGCCTCCTAGCACCGGTCAGAGACACGGCTACACTAGTGTGGCATCAATCCTGGAGTTGTTTGCAAGGAGGCTTGAGGCGCTGAGGGTTTCGCTAAGCATCTCCACAGGTGTGCCGAGAACAATAACCCCGATAATCGTCGGGGGCTTACCCTTACTGGAGAAGTCTCGCTCACAGCCTTCACCACAGTATTACTCGGGGACGAATGTGCAGGTGGAGGGAGTCGACGAAGAAGACGTGGTTAAGAACGATGAAAGATACATATATGTTGCAACCGGTGGAGAAGTAAGGGTGTTCGACACTGTTTCAAAGAAAACAGTCTCCAGGATACTGCTCCCCGAGAACTACCAGGTTCACGGCCTCTACCTTGATAAAGGATACCTAGTCGTGATAGCGGGGAGCCGTGGAGTCCTCCAGAGCATAACCTTACTCTACACTGGTATAGCTTTGCAGCACGGTAGCACACTCGTAGTAGTTTACAATGTGAGCAACCCCTCAACACCTATTGAAGTCGGGAGGGCGGTGATATCCGGTATCTTCACCGGTTCCAGGCTCTCCAGTGGCATACTCTATGTTGTTTCATCGTCGTCAGCGTACATCATCGGTGAGAATGGATCCATAAAACCATTCATCCCAAGTATCAATGGTGAACCTGTTGAAGACATCTTGATACCCGAAGGACTTACGCTGCCATTGTACATGGTCACCGTCTACTCGCTTAACCTCACCTCAATGGACTCATCGAACCTGACGGTGGTCACAGGCAGCGTTGACTGGATATACATGTCGCGTGAACGATTATACATTGCATCAAAATACCCTGTATACATGGTGCTGGACGTGTTCTTCCAGGAGGCATTGGTGAACGCGTCAATAATGTCAGGGGCTTTCCCGGAGGATGTTCTACGTGATGTTTCATCATACGCGAGTAGAGGTGACTACAACTCTGCGTATAGGAGGATAGTGGAGTACCTGAACTCGCGCAGCATGGAGGAAGCCAGCAAGCTGATTGACGAAGTAAACAGGGTTCTCAGCGACCTAATACCCCGCGTCGAGGATTCCACAGTCTTCTACATGGTGGACGTCAATGGGACGAGCCTCGCTTTCAGGGGATCCATCAAGGTCAAAGGGCTGATACTAGACCAGTTCGCAATGGAGGAGATGAATCTAGATGGGAGAAGACTATTTATCACGGCCACCACTCTGACAACAGCTTTCTTCAAGGCTTACTACACCCGCTACCAGCCGCCCATGGTGGTTGGCGATGCATCAAACCTCCAGGTGAATGTCGTCGAGTGCGTTGAATCAAGATGCGTAACAATACCGGTGTTCCTCAATGCTTCAAGGATGATTCAGCAACCCGTTGCATGGGGCCTCTGGTACATGTTAACGGGGTCCGACACCAGCAACCTCGTAGCCGTAGTGGATCTAAGCGTGAATAAAACAGTAGCGGTGCTGAGCGACCTGGCTCCCGGTGAGAGAATATACGCGGCTAGACTAGTCAAGAACATGTTCTACCTGGTGACCTACAGGAGGATTGACCCATTGTATGCAATAGACCTCTCGAACCCTGAGAACCCCAGGGTGCTCGGCTACTTGAAGACCCCGGGTTTCAGCGAGTACCTGCACCCGGTGAGCGGTGACAGGCTTCTCGGGATCGGGCTCGGTGGAAACGGGGGGCTTAAGATAAGCCTGTTCGATGTTTCCAGGCCCGAGGAACCCAGGGAGAGTGCATACATAGAGCTACCTGGATGGAGCCCAGTGTTCTCGGATCACCATGCCTTCACATGGGATCCCCTGAGAGGGAACGCGTATATTCCATACTCATACACTACCAGTGGAGTCCTAGTCGTCAAGGTGGGTGACTCATCGCTACACCTAGTGAAGATACTGCAGCATCCAGGAGCCATCAGAGCCGTCTACATAGGGGGAAGCATATACACTGTCTCATGGAGTTCTATAGCCGAGTGGAGTGCCGATACTATGCAACTCATAGGGGAGTATAAGCTCGGCTGA
- a CDS encoding MFS transporter, which translates to MLMKGSRRYVATVLVLLVAYILVYFHRTMTGVMKPEVDHYARYYGVDANLLLAVMSSAYFYAYAVSQVFMGPLIDHYGVRRVGGVMLTLLGVATLVMSLPNPVSLIVGRTLIGVSATVAFLSYMRSSSLGFGPGSQGRLSSYALFAGGVSTVLATYPLRLMLNTAGISMTFLALAALAFMLAASVYMISPDNGNGGGNGSLLRQVAMLKDIAGSPHVWGVGLAAVASYGTGLAYQSAWGQIHLARVFSLGKDAVSLYLMLLAMVFVASSIPTGYLSDKLKKRRPFLLAATLVAVASWLLMFLSSYMDSTGLLLVSLGLLGLSQGLHVIAATMAKEPYDPAVSGTAVAFFNIILFMGIAVLQTICTVLNPLASILVNLLVAIAGSAATLTLVKETYPSKHA; encoded by the coding sequence ATGCTTATGAAGGGGTCTAGGAGGTATGTAGCTACCGTACTCGTATTACTGGTTGCATACATACTTGTATACTTCCATAGAACGATGACGGGTGTCATGAAGCCGGAGGTTGATCACTATGCAAGATACTATGGTGTTGACGCTAACCTCCTCCTGGCGGTAATGTCCTCAGCGTACTTCTACGCCTACGCTGTAAGCCAGGTGTTCATGGGTCCCCTGATAGACCACTACGGGGTTAGACGGGTTGGAGGAGTCATGCTCACCCTGCTAGGCGTTGCCACGCTTGTGATGAGCTTGCCTAACCCGGTTTCACTCATAGTTGGCCGCACCCTTATAGGTGTGTCGGCCACCGTAGCGTTCCTCTCATACATGAGGTCATCTTCCCTGGGATTCGGCCCGGGTTCGCAGGGTAGGCTCTCATCCTACGCGTTATTCGCTGGAGGCGTGAGCACTGTTCTAGCAACTTACCCGTTGAGGCTCATGTTGAATACCGCGGGAATATCCATGACGTTCCTGGCGCTAGCCGCCTTAGCATTCATGCTTGCCGCATCAGTGTACATGATATCGCCGGACAACGGGAACGGGGGAGGCAACGGCTCCCTCCTCAGGCAGGTTGCAATGTTGAAGGATATAGCGGGAAGCCCCCATGTATGGGGCGTTGGATTAGCTGCTGTAGCATCGTATGGGACGGGGCTCGCTTATCAATCAGCGTGGGGCCAGATACACTTAGCTAGGGTGTTCTCGCTTGGAAAAGACGCAGTCAGTCTCTACCTGATGCTGCTGGCCATGGTCTTCGTGGCGAGTTCTATCCCAACAGGGTATTTAAGCGATAAGCTGAAAAAGAGGCGGCCCTTCCTCCTGGCCGCTACTCTCGTAGCTGTGGCATCATGGCTTCTAATGTTCCTCTCAAGCTACATGGATAGTACAGGGCTGCTACTGGTGTCCCTTGGTCTCCTAGGTCTCTCACAGGGACTACATGTGATAGCTGCAACCATGGCTAAGGAGCCATATGACCCGGCGGTGTCTGGCACGGCTGTCGCATTCTTCAACATAATACTCTTCATGGGCATAGCCGTGCTTCAAACAATATGCACGGTGCTGAACCCGTTGGCCTCGATACTCGTTAACCTGCTTGTAGCAATCGCTGGTTCTGCTGCAACGCTCACACTGGTCAAGGAAACCTATCCCTCGAAGCATGCTTAA
- a CDS encoding helix-turn-helix domain-containing protein, with product MSSDLSETELRIYVYLVEKRRPMGLREIAREVNLPVSTVHYNLRKLVEKGYVVKNLEGYVAKGSLNIEGFIRVGYRVIPRLILYSLLYLGMSIGGAISMYIQGYSSERLMLIAVSLSSSLLMLHEGLTLRRRLMHRG from the coding sequence ATGAGTAGTGACCTAAGCGAGACCGAGCTGAGGATCTATGTCTACCTAGTTGAGAAACGTAGACCAATGGGTCTCCGCGAGATAGCTAGGGAGGTAAACCTGCCTGTGAGCACGGTACACTATAACCTTAGGAAGCTGGTTGAGAAGGGATATGTCGTGAAGAACCTTGAGGGATATGTGGCTAAGGGCTCCTTGAACATAGAAGGGTTTATCAGAGTGGGATACAGGGTTATCCCGAGGCTGATACTCTACTCACTCCTCTACCTGGGGATGTCCATAGGTGGAGCTATCTCCATGTATATCCAAGGGTACTCGAGTGAGAGGCTGATGCTCATTGCAGTATCCCTCTCATCGTCATTACTGATGCTTCACGAGGGCCTCACCCTGAGAAGGAGGCTGATGCATCGAGGTTGA
- the lpdA gene encoding dihydrolipoyl dehydrogenase, whose amino-acid sequence MEDPCEKAEGRDIVRYDVVVVGSGTGGYPAAVYLAGKGLKVAVVEEHLIGGECTNYGCVPSKAFYQIAEAIRSIGKVGGEASVKWGSLVDWVKSMVKESREGIQGLFESHGVNVLNGKAVLKTPHEIVVEEGSGKAVIEAGKVLLAPGSNPSTVPGVVFDGIGVLSNREALYMQEKPESMLIIGGGVIGVELANAFSSLGISITLVELMDHILPSMDRDIAQALKTHLSSRGVKILEKTSTRSISRIGDRYVAELSNGERLEVDKVLVATGRTPRTSGIGLVENGVQLDRRGFIKINERQETTVPAVYAAGDAVGGPLLAHKAILESISAAKWMAGEEGFRIDYRAIPVTIFTGLEVASIGYSEKELTSIGVKYVKVRIPAYYLSAVKIKGGKQSFIKVLLDERLEKVLGIHVVAPNASEVISAYIPLYLGKLCFREAARTPYPHLTVSESLRDLAEYILGEPVHLLRK is encoded by the coding sequence TTGGAGGATCCATGTGAAAAGGCTGAGGGGAGAGATATAGTGAGATATGATGTAGTCGTAGTGGGCTCCGGCACTGGAGGCTACCCTGCCGCAGTATACCTGGCTGGAAAAGGATTGAAAGTAGCGGTCGTAGAGGAGCACTTAATAGGAGGGGAGTGCACTAACTACGGTTGCGTCCCCAGCAAGGCGTTCTATCAGATAGCTGAGGCTATCAGAAGCATTGGGAAGGTAGGGGGCGAAGCATCGGTTAAATGGGGAAGCCTGGTTGACTGGGTTAAAAGCATGGTCAAGGAGAGCCGGGAGGGGATACAAGGATTATTCGAGTCCCACGGAGTCAACGTGTTAAACGGTAAGGCAGTGTTGAAGACGCCGCACGAGATAGTTGTTGAGGAAGGCTCAGGGAAAGCGGTGATTGAGGCCGGCAAAGTGCTCCTAGCCCCTGGCTCCAACCCGTCTACCGTGCCCGGCGTAGTGTTCGATGGAATAGGCGTGTTAAGCAATAGGGAAGCCCTATACATGCAGGAGAAGCCTGAGAGCATGTTGATAATAGGTGGTGGAGTAATAGGTGTTGAGTTGGCGAACGCCTTCTCCTCGCTAGGTATAAGTATAACCCTTGTGGAGCTAATGGATCACATCCTGCCCTCGATGGATAGGGACATAGCACAAGCATTGAAAACTCATCTATCTTCTAGAGGTGTCAAGATACTTGAGAAAACAAGCACTAGATCCATCAGTAGGATTGGAGACAGATATGTTGCCGAGTTATCGAACGGTGAAAGACTCGAGGTCGACAAGGTGCTTGTTGCAACAGGAAGGACTCCGAGAACCAGCGGTATAGGACTAGTGGAGAACGGTGTTCAACTAGACCGGAGAGGCTTCATAAAGATAAACGAGAGGCAGGAGACCACGGTACCAGCGGTGTACGCTGCCGGAGACGCTGTAGGAGGGCCTCTACTAGCTCATAAAGCCATACTTGAAAGCATATCTGCAGCCAAGTGGATGGCCGGCGAGGAGGGCTTCCGCATAGATTACCGGGCTATACCTGTGACAATATTCACAGGTCTCGAAGTAGCATCCATAGGCTACAGCGAGAAGGAACTCACCAGCATAGGTGTGAAATACGTTAAGGTGAGGATCCCTGCATACTACCTCTCAGCCGTGAAGATAAAGGGCGGTAAGCAGTCCTTCATAAAGGTATTACTTGATGAAAGACTGGAGAAAGTGCTTGGAATACATGTAGTAGCCCCAAACGCCTCAGAGGTTATCTCAGCCTATATTCCACTCTACTTAGGGAAGCTGTGCTTCAGGGAAGCCGCGAGAACACCGTATCCGCACCTCACAGTGTCGGAGTCCCTCAGGGATCTAGCTGAGTACATTCTCGGCGAACCTGTACACCTGTTGAGAAAATGA
- the gcvPB gene encoding aminomethyl-transferring glycine dehydrogenase subunit GcvPB, whose amino-acid sequence MKGFRQASNREPLIFELGGKGRTGIAIPEPEEEVKRRVGRVEIPSEMRRDREPGLPELSEVEVVRHFTNLSQAAFGVDNGPVPLGSCTMKYNPRIAWEIAGDPRITNLHPLQDERTVQGLLEMLFELQKWLANITGMDTCILHPAAGAHGELAGVLTIRRYHEVKGQIDRKTEIVIPDSAHGTNPASAAMAGFRVVEVPSAEDGNVDMEALKSIVGDSTAGLMITNPSTLGLFEEHITDIARLLHEHDALLYYDGANLNGIMGYARPGDMGFDIAHINIHKTFGAPHGGGGPGAGPVCIKDRVVDKEKGVRLSDLAPGYRVIYDEDTGLYRVKGPGEHSAGLLKAFLGNITPLIWGYVYILSMGPQGLRKATEHAVLITNYFMKLMENVKGYTIPYGKGRFRKHEVVLSAQPMAEEIGVTAEDVAKGLLDAGFYAPTIYFPLIVKEALMVEFTESETPENVEKYVERLKEISRIAYSNPSEPKTWPRNTSVGRVDVVKANHPKHVTPTWRIHVKRLRGEI is encoded by the coding sequence ATGAAGGGGTTCAGGCAGGCCAGTAACAGGGAGCCATTGATATTCGAGCTGGGCGGTAAAGGCAGAACCGGCATCGCGATCCCGGAGCCCGAGGAGGAGGTCAAGAGACGTGTCGGCAGGGTAGAAATACCCTCTGAAATGAGGAGGGACAGGGAGCCAGGGCTCCCCGAGCTAAGCGAGGTGGAGGTTGTAAGGCACTTCACGAACCTCTCTCAAGCAGCGTTTGGAGTGGACAACGGCCCCGTCCCCCTCGGTTCCTGCACTATGAAGTATAATCCAAGGATAGCATGGGAGATAGCTGGCGATCCCAGAATAACTAATCTACACCCGTTGCAGGATGAAAGAACGGTTCAAGGCCTCCTCGAGATGCTGTTCGAGCTACAGAAGTGGCTCGCCAACATAACCGGGATGGATACATGTATTCTCCACCCGGCGGCAGGAGCCCATGGAGAGCTCGCCGGTGTATTAACCATCAGAAGATATCACGAGGTCAAAGGCCAGATAGATAGGAAAACCGAGATAGTTATACCGGATAGTGCGCATGGAACGAACCCAGCCAGCGCCGCCATGGCTGGCTTCAGAGTCGTCGAAGTACCTTCGGCAGAAGACGGTAACGTGGACATGGAGGCCCTGAAATCCATTGTTGGGGATTCAACCGCAGGGTTAATGATAACGAACCCGAGTACTCTCGGACTCTTCGAAGAACACATAACTGATATAGCAAGATTGCTCCACGAGCATGATGCCCTGCTTTACTACGATGGCGCCAACCTCAATGGGATAATGGGGTATGCAAGGCCTGGAGACATGGGCTTCGATATAGCACATATAAACATACACAAGACGTTCGGGGCTCCACATGGAGGCGGGGGACCGGGCGCCGGGCCAGTGTGTATAAAGGATAGAGTGGTCGACAAGGAGAAGGGTGTGAGGCTATCAGACCTGGCCCCAGGCTACCGGGTGATATACGATGAGGACACCGGGCTCTACAGGGTTAAGGGGCCTGGTGAGCACAGTGCCGGCTTGTTGAAAGCGTTCCTAGGCAACATCACGCCGCTGATATGGGGGTATGTATATATTCTGAGCATGGGTCCCCAGGGATTGAGGAAGGCCACCGAGCACGCCGTGCTGATAACGAACTACTTCATGAAGCTCATGGAGAATGTTAAAGGCTACACTATACCCTACGGTAAAGGACGCTTCAGAAAGCATGAGGTTGTGTTGAGTGCGCAACCAATGGCAGAGGAGATCGGCGTGACAGCGGAAGACGTTGCCAAGGGGCTGCTGGACGCAGGCTTCTACGCGCCCACCATATACTTCCCGCTGATAGTTAAGGAGGCCCTGATGGTGGAGTTCACGGAGTCTGAGACACCTGAGAACGTGGAGAAGTACGTGGAGAGACTCAAGGAGATAAGTAGGATAGCCTACAGCAACCCCAGTGAGCCTAAGACATGGCCAAGGAACACCAGTGTTGGAAGAGTCGACGTGGTTAAAGCTAATCACCCCAAGCATGTTACCCCAACTTGGAGGATCCATGTGAAAAGGCTGAGGGGAGAGATATAG